The Lactuca sativa cultivar Salinas chromosome 2, Lsat_Salinas_v11, whole genome shotgun sequence genome includes the window GAGCATATTGCCTTGCTATTTAAACATAAATCAATGCATAAAGAAAGGAAACTTAATAACTGCATACTAAAGACCAGGAGCTCACACCTCACGTGGCTTTGATTTATTCAAGCTAATAACAGCTAATTAAAGATTCAAATAAAACACGTGCTAACTAATAGTAGTGGACATAGTTCAGAGTTACTTTAACATTTTCCCCCTAACTCTGAAATTCATACCTTCATAACTCCAACAAGATTCCTCATCTCTTCAAATTTCACCCTTGCTAATGGCTTAGTGAGCATATCTGCTTTCTGTTCATTTGTACTGACATGTGTAACTGATATCTCCCCATTCTCAACACATTCTCTGATGAAGTGGTACTTGATATCTATGTGTTTGCTTCTCCCATGGAACACAGGGTTTTTCATGAGATCAAGAGCAGACTTATTATCAACAAACATTGCTATTGGAGGTATTGCTTGACCTGAAACATTGGATAGAAGTCGCCTTAACCAGATTCCTTGACAAGCAGTCATTGTGGCAGCCATAAATTCAGCTTCACAGGAGGATAAAGCCACACATCTTTGCTTCTGTGAGGCCCACGAAACCAGATTACCATTTACATAATATGCCATGCCACCTGTGCTCCTTCTATCACTCTCATCTTTTGCATGATCACTATCTGAATACCCTTCAATAGTGATCTGTTCTTGTCCCCTTTTATAGATCAGCCCATAGTCTGTGGTACCTTTAATGTACTTAAGTATTCCCTTTACTGCCTAAAGGTGTTTCATAGTAGGTTTTTCCATAAAACGGCTGACTACACCAACTGCAAACGTGATATCAGGGCGAGTGTGTGTCAAATACCTGAGTCCACCCACTATACTCCTGTATTCAGTGGGATTGACAGGTTCTCCCTCTTCATCTTTAAGGAGCTTTATCTTGTGTTCCATGGGGCTTTTGGTAGGGTTACAGGCTAGCATTTGAGTTTTAGCTAGAAGGTTTTTGGCATATGCTTCTTGTTTGAGAGTAATGCAATTCTCCTGCTGATTTACTTCTATTCCCAAGTAATAAGCCAATGGCCCAAGGTCACTCATTTCAAACCTTTCATTCATCTCTAGTTTGAACTTCTTCACAGCCTCTTGACAGCTCCCTGTAACCAACAGATCGTCGACATATACCCCAACAATCAGGGTATTTCCATCTTTCTTCCTAGTGTACATTGAATACTCTTGCGCAAACCTTTTAAAGTTCAGTCTCTTTAGGTACTTGTCAAGGCAGGCATTCCAGGCCCTGGGTGCCTGCTTTAGACCATACAATGCCTTTGACAATTTATTCACCTTGTTCACTTCACCTTTCTTCTCAAAACCCTCCGGTTGAGACACATAGACCTCTTCTTCTAATTTCCCATTTAGGAATGCAGATCTCACATCGAGGTGGTGTACCTGCCACCCAAATGAGGCTGCAAGAGCAATGATAACACGTACCGTTTCTATTCTCGCGACTGGAGCGAATACTTCTTCAAAGTCGATCCCCTGTTTCTAAACATATCCTTTTTGCCACGATTCTCGCCTTGTGTTTTACTATTTTCCCAGTTGGGTCTCGTTTGACT containing:
- the LOC122196517 gene encoding uncharacterized mitochondrial protein AtMg00810-like — protein: MYTRKKDGNTLIVGVYVDDLLVTGSCQEAVKKFKLEMNERFEMSDLGPLAYYLGIEVNQQENCITLKQEAYAKNLLAKTQMLACNPTKSPMEHKIKLLKDEEGEPVNPTEYRSIVGGLRYLTHTRPDITFAVGVVSRFMEKPTMKHL